ACGATTCAGAAGCCGATAACGAACCTCCGCGTAGCCATTCATTATGGATGTCATCTTCTTAAGCCAAGCCAGGTCATGGGTGTGGATGACGCCGATTACCCTGCCATCATGGCTGATCTGGTGGCTCTTACCGGGGCGACGCCCGTGAGGCATGAAGAGCAGCTGCTTTGCTGTGGTAGAGGGTGTATGGATGATCTGATCCCTTACCAGATGACCTCCGATGTGTTTGATTCAGTTAAGCGTGCTGAAGCAGACTGCCTTGGATTGATCTGCCCTACCTGTTTCTCCTCTTTTGATCTCGGGCAGCGTATAATCGAGCGGAAATTGGGCAAGAAACATGAGATCCCGGTGATTTATTATTTTCAATTGTTGGGCATAGCGCAAGGATTGACACCTGAAGACGTGGGACTCAATCAGCACAGGATTACTTTTAATGGGTTATTTGCATAATCGGCAGGAATCCCATACGAGCGGTCCATTTTGCCTTACTGGTCGTTGATGGGAGGCGCGTCTGCCCCAAGACGGCGAAAATATTTACCTGACGTATTGAAAGCTATTGGAGCCCTACGGCTCACCGAAGCAGGAGGAATCAATGTCGGAGAACGGACTGAGAGTAGGCGTATTTATATGCGAGTGCGGCAGTAACATCGCCGGTTCACTGGACTGTGACGCGGTGACCGAGTACGCCGCCACCCTCCCGGACGTAGTCTGTGCGGTGAAGAACAAATACACCTGCTCCGAACCCGGCCAACAGGAAATCAAAAAGCACATTAAAGAGCACAACCTGAACCGGGTGGTCGTGGCGTCCTGTACGCCGCGTATGCACGAACCTACGTTCCGGCAGTGCGTGGCCGATGCCGGATTAAATCCCTATCTCTTCGAAATGGCCAACATCCGGGAGCACTGCAGCTGGGCGCATTTGAGCGATTGGGACGGTGCTACCGCCAAGGCCAAGGACATTGTCAAGATCGCCGTGGCCCGAGCCCGGCTGCTAAAGCCGCGCATCGAATCGGAAAT
The sequence above is a segment of the Candidatus Neomarinimicrobiota bacterium genome. Coding sequences within it:
- a CDS encoding CoB--CoM heterodisulfide reductase iron-sulfur subunit B family protein, which translates into the protein MTKVVPFWGCMIPLRYPHIEMATRKVFDALGLELVEDLPFTCCPDPIYFKARDEFEWLLIAARNLAVAEERGLPVITVCSGCTSTLKEARFLLNEDENLKDRVNDRLKKIDREYKGTVEVEHAVVYLRDTLGYDAVRATIQKPITNLRVAIHYGCHLLKPSQVMGVDDADYPAIMADLVALTGATPVRHEEQLLCCGRGCMDDLIPYQMTSDVFDSVKRAEADCLGLICPTCFSSFDLGQRIIERKLGKKHEIPVIYYFQLLGIAQGLTPEDVGLNQHRITFNGLFA